The following proteins are co-located in the Palaemon carinicauda isolate YSFRI2023 chromosome 3, ASM3689809v2, whole genome shotgun sequence genome:
- the LOC137637821 gene encoding uncharacterized protein, protein MVGQVMLPMCVCKPVRMLSDNGPEFVGWEFEQMLREWGIEHVYSTPYMPSANGLAERTVRTLTEILRMMSTCGNDWDLYVGRALWAYNATVHKSTGMSPCKFVLNFEKIIRPRLGVSEDDRDVWRKANKRFESFKVGERVMKEVIEKGRMNVNKVRDKFEGPYDVLEVGSSGLSYVLGKLCVGGIVEKIRAHHNQLRKCKEVPEYIQENGMSKWLKRNKGEPSMYEDLGLEGKQLVLVEYKKRKNTRALRKDERRGNFISKSENRNKYDKGVNVQVCMEDKCVNTDESWLSMNDTYSVCGFSLGDVKERMTNARVRDRRMISSMNESFTKVENVFDEMDELFTEMSVIIGPDENEVDMIVHDILDDRDLDRNSVNVANDCDKEEVNERVYGGPVTRSRGPVPDCDWVMKKIM, encoded by the coding sequence atggttggtcaagtgatgttgccgatgtgtgtgtgtaagcctgtgagaatgttaagtgataatggccctgagtttgttggatgggagtttgagcagatgttaagagaatggggtattgaacatgtgtattcgactccttatatgccaagtgcgaatgggttggctgaaaggactgtaagaacattaactgaaattttgcgaatgatgagtacatgtggtaatgattgggatttgtatgttggtagagcgttgtgggcttacaatgcaacagtgcataagagtacgggtatgtctccatgtaagtttgttttaaattttgaaaagataataagaccgaggttgggtgtgtcggaggatgatagagatgtgtggaggaaagcaaataagaggtttgaaagctttaaagttggtgagagagtgatgaaagaagtaattgaaaagggtagaatgaatgtaaataaggtgcgtgataaatttgaaggtccctatgatgtgttagaagttggttcgagtggattaagttacgttttgggtaagttgtgtgtgggtggtattgtggaaaaaattagggcccaccacaaccagttgcgtaaatgtaaagaggtacctgagtatatccaagagaatgggatgagtaaatggttgaaaaggaacaagggtgaacctagtatgtatgaggacttaggtctggaaggtaaacagttagtgttagtagaatataagaaaaggaagaatacaagagctttaagaaaagatgaaagaaggggaaattttataagtaaaagtgagaatagaaataagtatgacaagggtgtaaatgtgcaagtgtgtatggaagataaatgtgttaatacagatgaatcatggctgagtatgaatgatacctatagtgtgtgtggcttttccttaggtgatgtaaaagaaaggatgacgaatgcgagagtgagagataggagaatgattagtagtatgaatgaatcttttactaaagttgagaatgtttttgatgaaatggatgaactgtttacagaaatgagtgtaattatagggccagatgagaacgaggtagatatgattgtacatgatatattagatgatagggatttagataggaatagtgttaatgtagctaatgattgtgataaggaagaagtgaatgagagagtatatggaggcccagttactcggagtagaggtcccgttcccgactgcgactgggttatgaaaaaaataatgtaa